A genomic window from Methanovulcanius yangii includes:
- a CDS encoding 4Fe-4S dicluster domain-containing protein, with translation MSLLPSFPEVLRQFLKKPATNLFPAKYLPPSITGFLRKAAAGEVQVNPPVETPARFRGKITYDRDACIGCKLCIRVCPANAIEFIPETKTVRIFVTQCIFCSQCNDACPVSCLHMTDEFMIATENRYSEEMIVE, from the coding sequence ATGAGCCTTCTTCCATCCTTCCCCGAGGTTCTCAGGCAGTTCCTGAAGAAACCCGCAACGAACCTCTTCCCTGCGAAGTACCTGCCGCCATCGATCACCGGTTTTCTCCGGAAGGCTGCAGCTGGAGAAGTGCAGGTCAACCCGCCGGTGGAGACACCCGCCCGCTTCCGCGGGAAGATCACCTATGATCGGGATGCCTGCATCGGGTGCAAACTCTGTATCCGGGTCTGTCCTGCGAATGCAATCGAGTTCATCCCCGAGACGAAGACGGTGCGCATCTTTGTTACCCAGTGCATCTTCTGTTCCCAGTGCAACGATGCCTGCCCCGTCTCGTGCCTGCACATGACCGATGAGTTCATGATCGCAACAGAGAACCGCTATTCCGAAGAGATGATCGTGGAATAG
- a CDS encoding NADH-quinone oxidoreductase subunit C, translated as MTRNSMDAAEIVAALQASCGDVLHETRISEWGEGCKKTPGEYLWIRTGRGDLTRVLSAIIAIDFPHLSVVSGVDCGETVELLYHMSVFFGIKTKEVCITVTVALPKDDLTVPTISHLIPGAVYTEREKQEMLGITVVDIPDARGLFLPADFPEGVYPWRKDETGIREDMVKDLFAVGRPEDRPNPPVKPKEKPAKKQETPKEKPVKPEEKPEVKGEESNENPKGNPELSNEVTQDE; from the coding sequence ATGACGCGAAATTCAATGGATGCAGCAGAAATTGTCGCCGCGCTTCAGGCATCCTGCGGGGATGTGCTTCATGAGACCCGGATCTCGGAGTGGGGCGAAGGCTGCAAAAAGACACCTGGGGAATATCTCTGGATTCGTACGGGGCGGGGCGATCTCACCCGTGTTCTCTCGGCGATCATTGCGATCGACTTCCCCCACCTCTCGGTGGTATCCGGAGTTGACTGTGGGGAGACGGTTGAACTGCTGTACCACATGTCAGTATTCTTCGGGATCAAAACGAAGGAGGTGTGCATCACCGTCACGGTGGCACTCCCGAAGGATGACCTGACGGTCCCGACCATCTCCCATCTGATTCCCGGTGCTGTCTACACCGAACGGGAGAAGCAGGAGATGCTCGGGATTACCGTGGTCGATATACCGGATGCGCGCGGGCTCTTCCTGCCTGCGGACTTTCCGGAAGGGGTCTATCCCTGGAGGAAGGATGAAACCGGTATACGTGAGGATATGGTAAAGGACCTCTTCGCCGTCGGACGGCCTGAAGATCGACCGAATCCGCCGGTCAAACCGAAGGAGAAACCTGCTAAGAAACAGGAGACACCGAAGGAAAAACCTGTGAAGCCGGAGGAGAAGCCCGAGGTGAAAGGAGAGGAGAGTAACGAGAACCCGAAAGGGAATCCGGAACTGTCAAACGAGGTGACCCAGGATGAGTGA
- the hemB gene encoding porphobilinogen synthase, giving the protein MFPERRLRRLRTRALQPLFRETVLTRNDLIAPIFVDETISAPVPITSMPGQFRHSLEDVANHVRSLYDLGIRAVILFGIPAAKDAEATEAWNPDGIIQRTVRTLKNDFPAMVIITDVCACEYTDHGHCGIVGDTPCGPDLLNDPSLELMARIALSHAQAGADMVAPSCMLDGMVMAIREELDCGGYEDIPIMSYSTKFASALYGPFRDAADSGFSFGDRTTYQMSPANAREAYLESETDAKESADILMVKPAGMYLDVIANVATIGLPVAAYQVSGEYAMIKAAAANGWIDEKAVAMESLICIKRAGANLIITYFAEDAARWMNDEE; this is encoded by the coding sequence ATGTTTCCCGAAAGACGCCTACGACGCCTGAGAACACGAGCCCTTCAGCCCCTCTTCAGGGAGACTGTGCTCACCAGGAACGATTTGATAGCCCCGATATTCGTGGACGAGACCATCAGCGCACCCGTGCCGATTACGTCCATGCCCGGCCAGTTCCGCCATTCCCTGGAGGATGTGGCGAACCATGTCCGTTCATTGTACGACCTTGGTATCCGGGCGGTGATTCTTTTTGGCATTCCCGCTGCAAAGGACGCCGAGGCGACCGAAGCGTGGAATCCCGACGGGATCATCCAGCGGACCGTCCGGACGCTGAAAAACGACTTTCCTGCGATGGTCATCATCACCGATGTCTGTGCCTGCGAGTACACGGACCACGGACACTGTGGGATCGTTGGGGACACCCCATGCGGGCCGGACCTCCTGAACGACCCCTCGCTGGAACTGATGGCACGCATCGCCCTCTCCCATGCGCAGGCGGGTGCAGACATGGTCGCCCCTTCCTGCATGCTGGACGGTATGGTGATGGCCATCCGCGAGGAGCTCGACTGCGGAGGGTATGAGGACATTCCTATTATGTCGTACTCCACGAAGTTTGCAAGCGCCCTCTACGGGCCGTTTCGTGATGCGGCAGACTCCGGATTTTCGTTCGGGGACCGCACGACCTATCAGATGTCTCCCGCCAACGCCCGGGAGGCTTATCTCGAATCGGAGACCGATGCAAAGGAGAGTGCCGACATCCTGATGGTCAAACCCGCGGGAATGTATCTGGATGTCATCGCAAACGTAGCCACCATCGGCCTGCCGGTCGCGGCCTATCAGGTGAGCGGCGAATATGCCATGATCAAGGCGGCAGCGGCCAACGGATGGATCGATGAGAAGGCGGTCGCAATGGAGAGTCTGATCTGCATCAAACGTGCAGGGGCCAACCTTATCATTACCTATTTTGCAGAGGATGCAGCGCGGTGGATGAACGATGAAGAGTGA
- a CDS encoding LemA family protein, which translates to MLVGQNIYYKFILYFVIITITAFILFIFTYWTIILWCFAATLFSLLIIYIIYWAIIAYNKFIRLKNISEEMLNQISVAMKFRLDTLEQLINSVKSYYNFEINTQIKVTKLRSNSFNKAINSKNIQQFEQNSSLLLGNVFALMENYPELKASETVLLLMNNITAVEKDIANYRYKYNIISREFNTLLDTIPSNFIGVAFKFEKLDYLQFSERINIVPKM; encoded by the coding sequence ATGTTAGTAGGACAAAATATATATTATAAATTCATTTTATATTTTGTTATTATAACTATTACAGCATTTATTTTATTTATTTTTACATACTGGACAATTATCCTTTGGTGTTTTGCGGCAACACTCTTTTCTCTTCTAATAATTTACATAATTTATTGGGCAATAATTGCTTATAATAAATTTATTCGACTTAAAAATATTTCTGAGGAGATGTTAAACCAAATCTCTGTAGCAATGAAATTTCGTTTAGACACACTCGAACAATTAATAAATTCTGTGAAATCGTATTATAATTTTGAGATAAATACACAAATTAAGGTTACAAAACTGAGATCAAATTCTTTCAATAAAGCAATTAATTCAAAAAATATTCAGCAATTTGAGCAAAATTCGTCATTGCTATTAGGAAATGTATTTGCACTAATGGAAAATTATCCGGAATTAAAAGCATCAGAAACAGTCCTTCTATTAATGAATAACATAACGGCGGTTGAGAAGGATATTGCGAATTATCGCTATAAATACAATATTATTTCAAGAGAATTTAATACATTGTTAGATACAATTCCTTCAAATTTCATAGGCGTGGCATTTAAATTTGAAAAATTGGATTATTTGCAATTTAGTGAGAGAATAAACATTGTCCCAAAAATGTGA
- the hycI gene encoding hydrogenase maturation peptidase HycI: protein MNILFGVGNSLRGDDGAGCYVADHFHADGWIVVNCATAPENFTGIVRKHHPDLLVIVDAAAMSLAPGAVRRIAPESIEDVGVGTHMLPLSHLIDFLATDAGEIVLIGIQPGDVDTCDVLSPAVREGADALISILASGRIANIDALEGTNGKII, encoded by the coding sequence ATGAACATCCTCTTCGGGGTGGGAAACAGCCTCCGCGGTGACGACGGTGCGGGGTGCTATGTCGCCGACCATTTCCATGCTGATGGATGGATTGTCGTCAACTGCGCAACAGCCCCGGAGAACTTCACCGGGATCGTTCGAAAGCATCACCCCGACCTGCTCGTAATCGTCGATGCGGCAGCCATGAGTCTTGCACCCGGCGCTGTGCGGAGAATCGCCCCGGAGAGTATCGAAGATGTCGGAGTGGGCACCCATATGCTCCCCCTCTCGCATCTTATCGACTTTCTGGCCACGGATGCCGGAGAGATTGTCCTGATTGGAATTCAGCCCGGCGATGTCGATACCTGCGACGTCCTCTCCCCGGCGGTACGTGAGGGTGCGGATGCCCTGATCTCTATTCTGGCATCCGGCCGAATCGCGAATATTGATGCACTGGAAGGCACAAATGGGAAAATCATATGA
- the hemA gene encoding glutamyl-tRNA reductase — MTGELFTQVACAGINHHSAKIADIEAFRFDDEVRLLEEAREWFRGALVLQTCNRIELMVDGDAATLAAFLETRGRTGFWTLEGRSALMHMLELAAGMDSMVVGEDQILGQMKGALSLSQQTGACSPIVDLCVTKAVHVGVEVRKRTNINKGAVSIGSAAVELAEECLGTLNGRHILVVGGGEMGTLVTQALAARDLTAIYVTNRTFERAVSLARKVGGKAVRMDDLYRYAPLADVIISCTAAPHPIIKKDAVCRAMEERVWPLDNSPKPLIIVDIAQPRDVEEEVGDIDGVHLFTIDDLKMVSENNMNNRKMEAAEATAYLDAELEQFISLFNRTAANAVLAELHTWAEAIRVRERDRAAARLKGGTADPSEVLDDLSRVLAKKLLLDATYSVRSSAECGEIEYAQTLVRAITKGEKVCFPKDAYDA; from the coding sequence ATGACCGGGGAATTATTCACGCAGGTGGCCTGCGCGGGAATCAACCATCACAGCGCGAAGATTGCGGATATCGAAGCCTTCAGGTTCGACGACGAGGTGCGTCTCCTTGAAGAAGCACGGGAATGGTTCCGCGGGGCGCTTGTTCTGCAGACCTGCAACCGGATTGAGCTGATGGTCGACGGCGATGCAGCAACCCTTGCGGCATTTCTCGAGACCCGGGGGCGGACAGGGTTCTGGACCCTCGAAGGCCGCAGCGCACTCATGCACATGCTCGAGCTTGCGGCGGGCATGGACTCCATGGTCGTCGGGGAAGACCAGATTCTCGGCCAGATGAAAGGAGCCCTCTCCCTCTCCCAGCAGACGGGTGCATGCAGTCCCATCGTCGACCTCTGTGTCACCAAGGCGGTGCATGTGGGAGTCGAGGTCCGCAAAAGGACAAATATCAACAAGGGGGCCGTATCCATCGGGTCGGCCGCCGTCGAACTTGCCGAGGAGTGCCTTGGCACACTGAACGGGAGGCATATCCTCGTCGTCGGCGGCGGTGAGATGGGGACGCTGGTGACCCAGGCGCTTGCGGCCCGCGACCTCACCGCCATCTATGTCACCAACCGGACATTCGAACGGGCCGTCTCGCTCGCGCGCAAGGTTGGCGGCAAGGCGGTCCGCATGGATGACCTCTACCGGTATGCACCGCTTGCGGATGTCATCATATCCTGCACCGCCGCTCCCCACCCCATCATCAAGAAGGATGCCGTCTGCCGTGCGATGGAGGAGAGAGTCTGGCCGCTGGACAACTCCCCCAAACCTCTCATCATCGTTGACATCGCGCAACCCCGCGACGTGGAGGAGGAGGTGGGCGACATCGACGGGGTTCATCTCTTTACCATCGATGACCTGAAGATGGTGAGTGAAAATAATATGAACAACAGGAAGATGGAGGCTGCCGAGGCAACCGCCTATCTGGATGCGGAACTGGAGCAGTTCATCTCCCTCTTCAACCGTACTGCTGCAAATGCTGTTCTCGCAGAACTCCATACCTGGGCGGAGGCCATCCGCGTGCGGGAACGGGATCGTGCCGCCGCACGTCTGAAAGGGGGGACGGCCGACCCGTCGGAGGTCCTGGACGACCTCTCCCGCGTTCTTGCAAAAAAGCTCCTCCTCGACGCCACCTATTCGGTCCGTTCAAGTGCAGAATGCGGCGAAATCGAGTATGCCCAGACCCTTGTCCGTGCCATCACAAAAGGAGAAAAAGTATGTTTCCCGAAAGACGCCTACGACGCCTGA
- a CDS encoding hydrogenase large subunit: protein MSDSKPSYNIPLGPIHPALKEPILFTFKINGEVVEDLDFAPGKVHRGIEWMGMRRNPVQIAHLCDRICGICGVSHTMAFCRAIEQIAEIEVPERAHYVRTIVAELERIQSHLLWAGVAAHELGFDTLFHLAWRVREDAMDLLELITGNRVNYGIIQVGGVRRDVTVDQFPKINETLAAYEDVAGKLLKLFLEDASIRVRCRDTGVMTRQQALELCTVGPTSRASGLEMDVRLDAPYAAYGDLDFTMVLPDQYAGEIRGDVYDRIIVRLLEVVQSISIIRQCIDNMPPGEVMWETKYAKILATCKKAEGEAFGRVEAPRGECFHYVRMNKSEKPEAWKVKASTYSNQMSWLTMLKNEQIADIPIIVASIDPCMSCTDRVAVVKDGTSAILTKQDLHRLSVEKTRRIQGC, encoded by the coding sequence ATGAGTGATTCCAAACCCTCATACAACATTCCTCTCGGACCTATCCACCCGGCACTCAAGGAACCGATCCTCTTCACGTTCAAGATCAACGGAGAGGTTGTCGAGGATCTGGACTTTGCCCCCGGCAAGGTCCACCGGGGTATAGAATGGATGGGCATGCGCAGAAACCCCGTCCAGATTGCCCATCTCTGCGACCGCATATGCGGGATCTGCGGGGTGTCACATACCATGGCATTCTGTCGTGCAATCGAACAGATTGCAGAGATCGAGGTGCCGGAACGGGCCCATTATGTTCGGACGATCGTCGCCGAACTCGAGCGTATCCAGTCTCATCTCCTCTGGGCAGGTGTCGCTGCACACGAACTCGGGTTCGACACGCTCTTCCACCTCGCATGGCGGGTTCGCGAGGACGCGATGGACCTCCTTGAACTCATTACCGGCAACAGGGTGAACTATGGTATCATCCAGGTCGGGGGTGTCCGGCGTGACGTAACCGTTGATCAGTTTCCGAAGATCAACGAGACTCTTGCCGCATATGAGGACGTCGCGGGCAAACTCCTGAAGCTCTTTTTAGAGGATGCGTCGATCAGGGTCCGGTGCAGGGATACCGGGGTTATGACCCGCCAGCAGGCCCTCGAGCTTTGTACCGTTGGGCCGACGTCGCGTGCATCCGGTCTTGAGATGGACGTCCGTCTTGATGCGCCGTATGCGGCGTACGGTGATCTTGACTTTACAATGGTCCTGCCGGACCAGTATGCAGGAGAGATCCGCGGGGATGTCTATGACCGGATCATAGTCCGCCTCCTTGAGGTCGTCCAGTCGATTTCCATCATCCGGCAATGCATCGACAATATGCCTCCGGGTGAGGTGATGTGGGAGACGAAGTACGCAAAGATCCTGGCCACCTGCAAGAAGGCCGAGGGTGAGGCCTTCGGACGGGTGGAGGCCCCGCGGGGGGAGTGCTTCCACTATGTCCGGATGAACAAATCGGAAAAACCCGAGGCGTGGAAGGTGAAGGCATCGACGTATTCGAACCAGATGTCGTGGCTGACCATGCTGAAGAACGAGCAGATCGCGGATATCCCCATCATCGTCGCCTCCATCGACCCCTGCATGTCCTGCACGGACCGGGTAGCCGTCGTGAAGGACGGGACCTCGGCCATCCTCACGAAACAGGACCTGCACCGTCTGTCGGTCGAAAAGACACGGAGGATACAGGGATGCTGA
- a CDS encoding tetratricopeptide repeat protein gives MNRINTFAGLLCIALLCTAPVVGAEPVFSAIEEYNNAVDLAVAGEYDAALVAVDATIAADPDFTLALATKSGILSAMGRYEEALAVADATVASNPDMVYGYVARAEALINLDRSEEAIAAAEDALDRDPENLEAMILLGTAYGNLGMYEEELAVSEDALALYPDDSRAQANRFYAEFMLSGETPEPTPATLSLLPAMVGFVILGLSWTRK, from the coding sequence GTGAACAGAATCAATACATTTGCAGGCCTTCTCTGCATCGCTCTTCTCTGCACCGCTCCTGTGGTGGGAGCGGAGCCCGTGTTCTCGGCGATTGAAGAGTATAACAACGCAGTCGACCTTGCCGTGGCGGGAGAATATGACGCGGCACTCGTTGCCGTCGATGCCACCATCGCCGCCGACCCGGACTTCACCCTTGCCCTTGCAACGAAGTCGGGAATCCTCTCGGCAATGGGTCGGTACGAGGAAGCGCTCGCGGTTGCGGACGCGACCGTCGCCTCCAATCCCGACATGGTCTATGGGTATGTAGCCCGGGCGGAGGCACTTATCAATCTTGACCGCAGTGAGGAGGCAATCGCAGCGGCAGAGGACGCACTCGATCGTGATCCTGAAAATCTCGAAGCCATGATCTTACTCGGGACGGCGTATGGCAACCTCGGCATGTACGAGGAGGAGCTCGCGGTCAGTGAGGATGCTCTTGCCTTATATCCTGATGACTCCCGCGCCCAAGCGAACCGGTTCTATGCAGAGTTCATGCTCTCCGGCGAGACACCGGAACCAACACCCGCTACACTCTCTCTTCTACCGGCGATGGTTGGGTTTGTAATTCTCGGCTTATCTTGGACAAGGAAGTAG
- a CDS encoding sulfite exporter TauE/SafE family protein yields the protein MEDIVLMVLILAFTGVIAGIGAGLLGVGGGFIMVPAQFWVLTDFAHLDPTLATRVAFATSLAVILPTALSSSYCHHRSGAVDWGKIRLMAVPGFLMAFAGAYVATNVHGDGLRLIFGVLLLGAAVRMFFRSSVANLEDIPHSALYYVGGGALFGFLSGLLGIGGGYLIVIFLTACCGFTIHRAVATSTGFLIFAALGGIIAYTIYGWGVTGIPGPSLGYIDLPQWGVLTLTSIPASYLGVHLYRLTSPRRMEYLFVLLLFASALKMFGIF from the coding sequence ATGGAAGATATCGTTCTCATGGTACTGATTCTGGCATTCACCGGGGTGATCGCAGGAATCGGTGCAGGGCTCCTTGGAGTCGGGGGCGGCTTTATCATGGTCCCGGCGCAGTTCTGGGTCCTCACGGATTTTGCACACCTCGACCCGACCCTTGCGACCCGGGTTGCATTTGCGACGAGCCTTGCCGTCATCCTGCCCACCGCGTTATCGAGTTCATACTGCCATCACCGGAGCGGCGCGGTCGACTGGGGGAAGATACGCCTGATGGCGGTGCCCGGTTTTCTGATGGCCTTTGCAGGGGCCTATGTGGCCACCAATGTACACGGGGACGGTCTGCGCCTCATCTTCGGCGTCCTCCTCCTCGGTGCGGCGGTGCGGATGTTCTTTCGGAGTTCGGTGGCAAATCTGGAGGACATCCCGCACTCAGCACTGTATTATGTCGGCGGGGGGGCGCTCTTCGGGTTTCTCTCCGGTCTCCTTGGTATCGGCGGTGGGTACCTGATCGTGATCTTTCTTACCGCCTGCTGCGGGTTTACGATTCACCGTGCGGTTGCGACCTCGACGGGATTTCTCATCTTTGCAGCCCTCGGGGGCATCATCGCCTATACGATATACGGGTGGGGGGTGACCGGCATCCCCGGGCCATCTTTGGGGTACATCGATCTGCCGCAATGGGGTGTCCTTACGCTCACGAGTATTCCCGCCTCCTATCTGGGGGTTCATCTCTACCGGCTGACGTCCCCGAGACGAATGGAGTATCTCTTCGTGCTCCTCCTCTTCGCAAGCGCACTGAAGATGTTTGGGATATTCTAA
- a CDS encoding respiratory chain complex I subunit 1 family protein, giving the protein MLSGVMAAVVGCTAVAVYGMVFGLFLQGIDRKCAAHMQARVGPPIRQPFIDIGKLLCKDNVVPDNAVRSVFNAAPLIALAASVTILLYLPVGSFMPILGPWGDIVLIMYLLTVPALAMVAGGFASGSPYATVGSQREMVTMIAYEFPLAIAIIAIAWRLSIAGVADPFLISTIAQTSVWSVTGPFGWLGLLLLLLVLAWVTPAELSRVPCDTPEAETELADGLLIEYSGRNLALFSLSAAVKTVAMATLAVVLFLPWNPSWFIGMAPAVAFIADALFFIVKVVLVVFFSVSVIRVMMARFRINHLVTFYWKYLGIAGIAGLVLIVLDAMFGMGVVA; this is encoded by the coding sequence ATGCTGAGCGGAGTCATGGCAGCGGTCGTGGGATGCACTGCCGTCGCCGTCTATGGCATGGTCTTCGGGCTCTTCCTTCAGGGAATCGACCGGAAGTGCGCCGCCCATATGCAGGCGCGGGTCGGCCCTCCCATCCGTCAGCCGTTCATCGATATCGGAAAGCTCCTCTGCAAGGACAATGTCGTCCCGGATAATGCAGTCCGCTCGGTCTTCAATGCCGCTCCCCTGATTGCCCTTGCAGCGTCGGTCACCATCCTTCTCTACCTGCCGGTGGGAAGCTTCATGCCCATCCTCGGGCCGTGGGGGGATATCGTGCTGATCATGTACCTGCTGACGGTCCCCGCACTTGCGATGGTCGCCGGCGGGTTTGCCTCCGGGTCGCCCTACGCAACGGTCGGATCCCAGCGTGAGATGGTCACCATGATCGCCTACGAGTTTCCGCTTGCCATTGCCATCATCGCAATTGCATGGCGACTCTCGATTGCAGGTGTTGCAGATCCGTTCCTCATCTCGACCATCGCCCAGACCTCTGTCTGGAGTGTTACGGGACCATTCGGATGGCTGGGCCTCCTCCTCCTCCTGCTGGTTCTCGCGTGGGTGACGCCCGCCGAGCTCTCCCGGGTTCCGTGTGATACGCCTGAGGCGGAGACGGAGCTTGCCGACGGTCTGCTGATCGAGTATTCTGGCAGAAATCTTGCACTCTTCTCCCTCTCGGCCGCCGTGAAGACGGTTGCGATGGCGACCCTTGCCGTGGTGCTCTTCCTCCCGTGGAATCCCTCGTGGTTCATTGGTATGGCGCCCGCTGTGGCATTCATCGCCGATGCGCTCTTCTTCATCGTCAAGGTGGTCCTTGTGGTATTCTTCTCGGTGAGCGTGATCCGGGTGATGATGGCACGGTTTAGGATCAATCACCTCGTAACCTTCTACTGGAAGTATCTCGGGATCGCTGGCATTGCGGGACTGGTTCTCATCGTCCTTGATGCAATGTTCGGGATGGGGGTGGTTGCATGA
- a CDS encoding precorrin-2 dehydrogenase/sirohydrochlorin ferrochelatase family protein, translating into MIPLVHDLRGRRVVIAGGGAVGARKAAYFEGECDVVVLSRSFHPSLSGMDVERVNIDLAAAPDDLLGSYVRGSALVIAATSDEGVNNRLVALCRKEGISCNNAHGVPGDVIIPAMVRGKEYCIAITTMGKSPAVSRYVRERIEEEFFDLDDMIALQHALRADLKGRVADQEERARILTAVLEDREIQSALGQGVPGAVELALRKYCP; encoded by the coding sequence ATGATCCCCCTCGTGCATGACCTGCGTGGCCGCCGTGTCGTAATTGCAGGCGGAGGAGCGGTCGGTGCACGCAAAGCGGCATATTTTGAAGGAGAATGCGATGTGGTGGTTCTCAGCAGATCGTTCCACCCCTCACTGTCGGGGATGGATGTTGAGCGTGTGAATATTGATCTTGCCGCAGCCCCGGATGATCTGCTCGGCTCATATGTACGGGGAAGCGCCCTTGTCATTGCCGCGACTTCCGATGAGGGAGTAAACAACCGTCTTGTCGCCCTCTGCCGCAAAGAAGGGATATCCTGCAACAATGCCCATGGGGTGCCGGGGGATGTCATCATTCCTGCAATGGTGCGCGGCAAGGAGTATTGTATTGCAATAACCACGATGGGGAAGAGTCCCGCGGTATCACGGTATGTCAGGGAACGAATCGAGGAGGAGTTCTTCGATCTTGATGACATGATTGCCCTCCAGCATGCCCTGCGCGCTGACCTGAAGGGACGGGTTGCCGATCAGGAAGAGCGGGCAAGGATACTTACCGCGGTTCTCGAAGACCGCGAAATTCAGAGCGCCCTGGGGCAGGGAGTCCCCGGGGCAGTGGAACTGGCACTGAGGAAGTACTGCCCATGA
- a CDS encoding hydrogenase, with translation MALIETLYTGFGAWNPIIWLVSLVVALVIAWLIRSRGESARPTGAEAGKPYLSGNDAPSPEETHVGASNLYWGFTDALKGYYGRVVPLHTGILTDYVLWFIGVLALVIVMAGVL, from the coding sequence ATGGCACTGATTGAGACATTATATACGGGATTTGGTGCCTGGAATCCGATCATCTGGCTTGTTTCCCTCGTGGTCGCCCTTGTGATCGCCTGGCTGATCCGCTCACGCGGAGAATCGGCCCGTCCAACGGGTGCTGAGGCAGGCAAGCCCTATCTCTCTGGCAATGATGCGCCGTCTCCCGAGGAGACGCATGTAGGGGCATCAAACCTCTACTGGGGATTCACCGATGCCCTGAAGGGATATTATGGCCGGGTGGTCCCCCTTCATACGGGGATTCTCACCGACTACGTCCTCTGGTTCATCGGGGTGCTGGCGCTCGTCATCGTCATGGCGGGGGTGCTGTAA
- a CDS encoding NADH-quinone oxidoreductase subunit B family protein, producing MRLSKSFNRSLWVFHFNSGSCNGCDIEIVCTLTPRYDPERFGIKLVGSPRHADVLLVTGPVVHDMADRLRRVYDQMPDPKVVISVGTCSQSGGVFFDSYNLDGPVNDIIPVDVHVPGCAPRPEAIIDAVVKGIAKLERLEEGGKK from the coding sequence ATGAGACTATCAAAATCATTCAACCGGTCATTGTGGGTCTTCCATTTTAACTCGGGGTCCTGTAACGGCTGTGATATCGAGATCGTGTGTACGCTCACCCCCCGGTACGATCCGGAACGTTTTGGCATCAAACTGGTCGGGTCGCCCCGGCATGCCGATGTCCTTCTTGTGACGGGGCCGGTGGTTCACGACATGGCAGACCGCCTGCGAAGGGTCTACGACCAGATGCCCGACCCAAAGGTCGTCATCAGTGTGGGCACCTGTTCCCAGTCGGGAGGAGTCTTCTTCGACTCCTACAATCTGGACGGCCCTGTCAACGATATCATCCCGGTCGATGTCCATGTGCCGGGGTGCGCCCCGCGTCCGGAAGCCATCATCGATGCGGTGGTGAAGGGAATTGCAAAACTTGAACGCCTTGAGGAGGGGGGAAAGAAATGA